In Gracilimonas sp., a single window of DNA contains:
- the rpoC gene encoding DNA-directed RNA polymerase subunit beta', with translation MPVTKTLTVTKDFDSIGVSLASAETILSRSHGEVLTPETINYRTFKPEMDGLFCEKIFGPVKDYECHCGKYKRIRYKGIICDRCGVEVTRKAVRRERMGHITLTVPVVHIWYFKSLPNKIAYLLGMSSKNLDKIVYYETFVIINPGVARDLGYAQGDMISEEEKWDILEQLPEENQELDDDDDDKFIVKEGADALQALLSDLDLDELAYQLRYEVKNETSQMRKKKKLKRLQVIESFRAANQHTENRPEWMVQGVIPVIPPELRPLVPLEGGRFATSDLNDLYRRVIIRNNRLKRLIDIKAPDVILRNEKRMLQEAVDSLYDNSRKSNAVRNNNRPLKSLSDMLKGKSGRFRQNLLGKRVDYSGRSVIVVGPELKMHECGLPKEMAVELYKPFIIRRLIERGYVKTVKSAKKVVDRRDAVVWEVLENVIDGHPVMLNRAPTLHRLGIQAFQPVLIEEKAIRLHPLACTAFNADFDGDQMAVHLPLSHDAVIEASVLMLGSHNILSPANGGPIAVPSQDMILGLYYLTKPDDGRKGEGKTFSSPEEVLVAFDQGQIDGHAKINVRIPVVNEEGETEYEVIKTSTGRVIFNEIVPKEIPFINKTLGKKELRNLIGEIHGVVGTAKTARFLDDMKKLGYEEATIGGLSFSLDDIIIPDEKGKLIDKAKSEVTDVQGRYEMGFITDNERYNQVIDKWTSTTNRVSETLFTALQNDRNGFNPVYMMADSGARGSKEQIRQLGGMRGLMAKPQKSSMQQGNEVIENPILSSFKEGLTVLEYFISTHGARKGLADTALKTADAGYLTRRLVDVSQDVIINERDCGTLRGIKMTALKDNEDIIESLEDRILGRVSLHDIYDPISDEQICEANQVIDETVAQKIAETSIDEVEIRSVLTCETPRGVCAKCYGRDLARGTVVEKGEAVGVIAAQSIGEPGTQLTLRTFHVGGTASRLEAESQHKTKFEGKVEFENVRVVVYNDGEEDHNVVLSRAGEIKIVNDEGKVLINYNVPYGSEMLVEEGDVVPKGAVLCKWDPYNALIFSEIDGTVEYKDIIDGVTSSDDTDAQTGHREKVITDSKDRSLVPTLVIKGTKDRIRESTLPVDTHIAVEDGAKVEAGQVIAKIPRVASKSKDITAGLPRITELFEARSPSEPAVVSEIDGIVEMGGRKRGSQEVFVKSKDGTDEKKYLISLSKHILVQSNDFVKAGQPLSDGTIPAQDILNILGPYAVQSYLVNEIQEVYRLQGVKINDKHIEVIVRTMMQKVEITDPGDTMFLEGDKVDRFEVNDRNDELIGKFVVTNPGGSELKKGTILDRREVRDQNNQLIKDGKEELETREAEPAISKPILLGITRAALSTDSWLSAASFQETTKVLTQASIEAKKDFLRGLKENVVVGHKVPAGTGLRDYEDIVVGSKKDMEEGDEEIAKVFEELGGSENGEGETAEAED, from the coding sequence TTGCCAGTAACTAAGACATTAACAGTCACCAAAGACTTTGACAGCATTGGGGTATCCCTTGCTTCCGCGGAAACGATTTTATCTCGTTCTCACGGCGAAGTCTTGACTCCTGAGACAATAAACTATCGAACTTTTAAGCCGGAAATGGATGGTCTTTTCTGTGAAAAGATCTTCGGCCCGGTAAAAGATTACGAATGCCATTGTGGTAAATACAAGCGTATTCGCTATAAAGGTATCATCTGCGACCGTTGCGGTGTGGAAGTTACCCGTAAGGCAGTACGCCGTGAGCGCATGGGCCATATTACCCTTACCGTTCCTGTAGTACATATTTGGTATTTCAAATCACTTCCAAACAAGATCGCTTACCTTCTTGGAATGTCTTCCAAGAACCTGGATAAGATTGTTTATTACGAGACTTTCGTAATTATTAATCCGGGTGTGGCGCGTGACTTAGGTTACGCTCAGGGTGACATGATCTCTGAAGAAGAGAAATGGGATATTTTAGAACAATTACCCGAAGAAAACCAAGAGCTTGATGACGATGATGACGATAAGTTCATCGTTAAAGAAGGTGCGGATGCCCTGCAGGCATTGCTCAGTGATCTCGACTTGGATGAATTAGCTTATCAGTTGCGCTATGAGGTGAAGAACGAAACTTCACAAATGCGCAAGAAAAAGAAACTGAAGCGTCTTCAGGTAATAGAGTCATTCCGTGCTGCTAACCAGCATACCGAAAACCGTCCCGAGTGGATGGTGCAGGGTGTAATCCCGGTAATTCCACCGGAACTTCGTCCGCTGGTACCTTTGGAAGGTGGACGTTTTGCAACATCCGACCTGAATGACTTATATCGTCGTGTAATTATCCGTAACAATCGTCTTAAGCGATTGATTGATATTAAAGCTCCTGATGTGATTCTCCGTAACGAGAAACGCATGTTGCAGGAAGCGGTTGATTCACTCTACGATAACTCAAGAAAATCAAACGCAGTACGTAACAACAACCGACCTCTGAAATCTCTCAGCGATATGCTGAAAGGTAAGAGTGGCCGTTTCCGTCAAAACCTTCTTGGTAAGCGTGTTGACTATTCCGGTCGTTCTGTAATTGTGGTAGGCCCCGAGCTGAAAATGCACGAGTGTGGTTTGCCGAAAGAAATGGCGGTTGAGCTCTACAAGCCATTCATTATTCGCCGCTTAATTGAGCGTGGATATGTGAAGACGGTTAAGAGCGCGAAGAAGGTAGTAGATCGACGTGATGCCGTGGTTTGGGAAGTCCTTGAAAATGTAATTGACGGACACCCCGTAATGCTTAACCGTGCACCGACATTGCACAGGTTGGGTATACAGGCATTTCAGCCGGTATTGATCGAGGAAAAAGCTATCCGATTACACCCGCTCGCATGTACAGCGTTTAACGCTGACTTTGACGGTGACCAAATGGCTGTTCACCTTCCATTGAGCCACGATGCTGTTATTGAAGCATCAGTATTGATGTTAGGTTCTCACAATATTTTAAGTCCTGCAAACGGAGGCCCGATCGCGGTTCCTTCCCAGGATATGATTTTGGGACTATACTATCTCACCAAGCCGGATGATGGACGTAAAGGTGAAGGCAAAACATTCTCTTCTCCGGAAGAAGTATTGGTTGCTTTCGATCAGGGCCAAATTGACGGACATGCAAAAATTAATGTTCGAATTCCTGTAGTAAATGAGGAAGGAGAAACGGAATATGAAGTAATTAAAACTTCAACCGGCCGAGTCATTTTTAATGAGATCGTACCGAAAGAAATTCCATTCATTAACAAGACTCTTGGTAAGAAAGAACTGAGAAATCTCATTGGAGAAATTCATGGTGTTGTAGGAACGGCTAAAACAGCCAGGTTCCTTGATGACATGAAAAAACTTGGATATGAGGAAGCCACTATTGGCGGTTTATCTTTCAGTCTTGATGATATCATCATTCCTGATGAAAAAGGTAAACTGATTGACAAAGCCAAATCAGAGGTGACCGATGTTCAGGGTCGTTATGAGATGGGCTTTATTACCGATAACGAACGTTATAACCAGGTAATCGATAAGTGGACAAGTACCACAAACCGGGTATCTGAGACATTGTTTACGGCACTGCAAAACGACCGCAACGGATTTAATCCGGTATACATGATGGCGGATTCCGGTGCTCGTGGTTCTAAAGAGCAGATTCGTCAGTTAGGCGGTATGCGTGGCCTGATGGCTAAGCCTCAGAAAAGTTCTATGCAGCAGGGTAATGAAGTTATTGAGAACCCAATTTTGTCCTCTTTTAAAGAGGGACTGACGGTTCTTGAGTACTTTATTTCTACTCACGGTGCTCGTAAAGGTTTGGCCGATACAGCGCTTAAAACAGCTGATGCCGGTTACCTGACTCGCCGTTTGGTTGATGTTTCTCAAGATGTGATTATCAATGAAAGAGATTGCGGTACCCTTCGTGGTATTAAGATGACGGCTCTGAAAGACAATGAGGATATCATTGAAAGTCTGGAAGATCGTATTCTTGGACGTGTATCTCTTCACGATATTTACGATCCGATTTCGGACGAACAAATTTGTGAGGCAAATCAAGTTATTGATGAAACGGTAGCTCAGAAGATTGCCGAAACATCGATTGATGAAGTTGAGATCCGTTCTGTACTTACTTGTGAAACTCCTCGCGGAGTATGTGCCAAGTGTTACGGACGTGACCTTGCTCGAGGAACTGTAGTTGAGAAAGGTGAGGCTGTAGGAGTTATTGCCGCTCAATCTATCGGTGAGCCGGGTACTCAGCTTACGCTTCGTACTTTCCACGTGGGTGGTACAGCTTCTCGTTTGGAAGCTGAATCTCAGCACAAAACCAAATTTGAAGGTAAAGTTGAATTTGAAAACGTTCGCGTTGTGGTTTACAACGACGGTGAGGAAGATCATAATGTAGTTCTTTCCCGTGCGGGTGAAATCAAAATTGTGAACGATGAAGGAAAAGTACTTATCAACTACAATGTGCCTTATGGCTCTGAAATGTTGGTTGAAGAAGGCGATGTGGTTCCTAAAGGAGCTGTGCTCTGTAAGTGGGATCCATATAATGCTCTGATCTTTTCTGAAATTGACGGTACCGTGGAGTATAAGGATATCATCGATGGAGTAACTTCCTCGGATGATACCGATGCCCAAACAGGTCACCGTGAAAAAGTAATTACGGATTCCAAAGATCGCTCGCTGGTACCAACCCTTGTGATTAAAGGAACTAAAGACCGAATCCGGGAAAGTACACTTCCGGTTGATACTCACATTGCAGTAGAAGACGGTGCGAAAGTAGAGGCCGGACAGGTAATCGCGAAGATTCCGCGTGTAGCTTCTAAATCGAAGGATATTACTGCCGGTCTGCCGCGTATTACTGAATTGTTTGAAGCACGTTCCCCAAGTGAACCTGCCGTTGTTTCTGAAATTGACGGTATCGTGGAAATGGGTGGACGTAAGCGTGGTTCACAAGAGGTATTTGTGAAATCCAAAGATGGAACCGATGAGAAGAAATACCTGATCTCGCTGAGTAAACATATCTTGGTTCAATCCAATGATTTTGTGAAAGCAGGTCAGCCACTTTCTGACGGTACCATCCCCGCCCAGGATATTCTGAATATTCTCGGTCCTTATGCAGTACAGTCATATCTCGTGAATGAAATTCAGGAGGTTTACCGACTACAGGGTGTGAAAATCAATGACAAGCACATTGAAGTGATTGTACGCACCATGATGCAGAAGGTGGAAATCACTGATCCCGGCGACACGATGTTCCTTGAAGGAGATAAAGTGGATCGCTTTGAAGTGAACGACCGAAACGATGAGTTGATTGGTAAATTTGTAGTAACCAATCCGGGTGGCAGCGAACTTAAGAAAGGCACCATCCTTGATCGTCGTGAAGTAAGAGATCAAAATAATCAGCTTATTAAAGACGGAAAAGAAGAGCTTGAAACCCGTGAAGCAGAACCGGCTATTTCCAAGCCAATTCTGTTGGGTATTACAAGAGCTGCCCTTTCAACCGACAGCTGGTTATCAGCAGCTTCCTTCCAGGAAACTACCAAGGTACTTACACAGGCTTCTATTGAAGCTAAGAAAGACTTCCTCCGCGGACTCAAAGAGAATGTGGTGGTTGGACATAAA
- the rpoB gene encoding DNA-directed RNA polymerase subunit beta: protein MQTIPNTERLSFGKTKHVLDYPDFLDIQLESFEKFVQLDIAPNERENQGLQRIFNENFPIQDSRETHILEFLYYNVDVPRYTESECQDRGLTYSVPLKAKLRLSSVDDSDEASETIEQEVFLGDLPWMTNRGTFIVNGAERVIVSQLHRSPGVFFGQNVHPNGTQLYSARVIPFKGSWIEFTTDIRDVLWAYIDRKKKVPATTLLRALGYSSDIELLSLFELSEEIKFGTKADYKKKLVGKRLAENIVVESMEEVVDDETGEVTEALNRQIIFERDHELTEDDYGSLKDAEVKKVLVQKITAEESERSVMMNTLRKDPTYDESSALGEIYQQIRSGEMPDPETARSILERLFFSDKKYDLGEVGRYRLNKRLKMDQENTLQYLTKEDIVAIVKEVIRLKNMKSQVDDIDHLSNRRVRTVGEQLGQQFAIGLARMARTIRERMNSRDAEQLTPQDLVNARTISSVINTFFGTNQLSQFMDQTNPIAELTHKRRMSALGPGGLTRERAGFEVRDVHYTHYGRLCPIETPEGPNIGLISSLCVHAKVNDFGFIETPYRKVKDGKVSKDVEYLAAEQEDETVIAQANAELDDKGMFETEAIFSRTREGNYLRVKPEEIEYMDVATNQITSLAAALIPFIEHDDANRALMGSNMQRQAVPLLRPEAPVVGTGLEQRAARDSRAIITADADGEVVYVSATEIRVKYNRTEEEQNCYFDGGVKSYKLNKFIRTNQDTTINQRPVVKIGDKVKAGQALADGCSTDKGELALGRNLLVAFMPWRGYNFEDAIVVSERIVQEDIYTSIHVTEFEQQVRDTKRGEEELTREIPNVSEEATSDLDERGIIRIGAKIQHGDILVGKITPKGETDPTPEEKLLRAIFGDKAGDVKDASLKVPPSVEGTVIDTKLFSRKRDELISRKEEKKRVEQEEERHAQKLAELNQLWADKMYSLLRDKTSPGVLDYSNVELIPKGEKYKKSVFEEIDPVNINENIDWATDGELVKMVKKLFANYRELRREIDTEAKRRKFAIQVGDELPPGIIQKAKVYVAKKRKLKVGDKMAGRHGNKGVVAKIVPAEDMPFMEDGTPVDICLNPLGVPSRMNLGQIYETILGWAAKKMGVTFASPIFDGASMDEVKEQLREAGLPEDGRVNLYDGRTGEPFAQKTTVGYIYMLKLNHLIQDKMHSRSIGPYSLITQQPLGGKAQFGGQRLGEMEVWALYAYGASSILKEMLTVKSDDVKGRSKVYEAIVKGENLPDGDVPESFKVLLRELMGLGLEMHIE, encoded by the coding sequence CATGTACTGGATTACCCGGATTTTCTGGATATCCAATTAGAGTCATTCGAAAAATTTGTACAACTTGATATTGCTCCTAACGAGCGAGAAAATCAAGGACTACAACGAATTTTTAATGAAAATTTTCCTATTCAGGACAGTCGGGAGACTCACATCCTTGAATTTCTTTACTATAACGTGGATGTCCCCAGATATACTGAATCTGAATGCCAAGATCGTGGCTTAACATATTCCGTTCCGCTTAAAGCAAAACTAAGGTTATCATCTGTTGATGATAGCGATGAAGCCAGCGAAACTATTGAGCAGGAAGTATTTTTAGGAGACCTGCCCTGGATGACAAATCGTGGAACATTTATCGTAAACGGTGCTGAGCGAGTTATCGTAAGTCAGCTTCACCGTTCACCCGGTGTATTCTTTGGACAAAATGTACATCCAAACGGAACACAACTTTATTCCGCACGTGTTATTCCATTCAAGGGTTCTTGGATTGAATTTACCACTGATATCCGTGACGTGCTTTGGGCTTACATCGATCGTAAGAAAAAAGTACCTGCTACCACCTTGCTGAGAGCACTTGGATATTCTTCAGATATTGAACTGTTGAGCTTATTTGAGCTGTCTGAAGAAATTAAATTTGGTACTAAAGCAGACTACAAGAAGAAGTTGGTAGGTAAGAGACTTGCTGAGAATATTGTTGTAGAGAGCATGGAAGAAGTTGTTGATGATGAGACCGGTGAAGTTACCGAAGCTCTCAACCGACAAATTATTTTCGAGCGCGATCATGAATTAACAGAAGATGATTACGGCTCACTTAAGGATGCAGAAGTAAAGAAAGTTCTTGTACAGAAAATTACTGCTGAAGAGTCTGAGCGTTCCGTAATGATGAATACGCTTCGCAAAGATCCTACGTATGATGAATCTTCTGCACTCGGAGAAATTTATCAGCAAATCAGATCTGGTGAAATGCCTGATCCTGAAACTGCACGTTCTATCTTAGAACGGTTATTCTTCAGCGACAAGAAATATGATCTTGGTGAAGTTGGCCGATACCGACTGAACAAGCGCCTGAAGATGGATCAAGAAAATACGCTTCAATACCTGACTAAAGAAGATATTGTGGCTATTGTGAAAGAAGTGATTCGCCTGAAGAACATGAAATCTCAGGTGGATGATATTGATCACTTAAGTAATCGCCGTGTACGTACTGTAGGTGAACAGCTTGGCCAACAGTTTGCAATTGGCCTGGCTCGCATGGCACGTACCATTCGTGAGCGTATGAACTCTCGAGATGCTGAGCAATTGACTCCGCAGGATTTGGTGAATGCACGTACGATTTCAAGCGTCATTAATACTTTCTTCGGAACCAACCAGCTTTCGCAGTTTATGGATCAAACCAATCCAATTGCTGAGTTAACTCACAAGCGCCGTATGTCGGCCTTGGGTCCGGGTGGATTGACACGTGAGCGAGCCGGTTTTGAGGTTCGTGACGTTCACTATACTCACTATGGCCGCCTATGTCCGATTGAAACACCGGAAGGTCCGAATATTGGATTGATTTCATCTCTTTGCGTTCATGCTAAAGTAAATGACTTTGGATTTATTGAAACGCCATATCGTAAAGTAAAAGACGGTAAGGTTTCCAAAGATGTAGAATATTTGGCGGCAGAACAGGAGGATGAAACCGTTATTGCCCAGGCAAATGCCGAACTTGATGACAAGGGTATGTTTGAAACGGAAGCCATTTTCTCCAGAACCCGCGAAGGTAACTACCTGCGAGTGAAGCCTGAAGAAATTGAATATATGGATGTTGCCACAAACCAGATTACATCTCTGGCAGCGGCCCTCATTCCTTTTATTGAACATGATGATGCTAACCGTGCCTTAATGGGCTCGAACATGCAGCGTCAGGCCGTTCCTCTTTTACGTCCGGAAGCCCCTGTTGTGGGAACCGGTTTGGAGCAACGTGCAGCACGTGACTCACGCGCTATTATTACTGCCGATGCGGATGGTGAAGTAGTGTACGTAAGTGCTACAGAAATTAGAGTGAAGTATAACCGTACTGAAGAAGAGCAAAATTGCTATTTCGATGGCGGTGTAAAATCATACAAGCTCAATAAATTCATCCGTACTAACCAGGATACTACCATAAACCAGCGTCCTGTTGTTAAAATCGGTGATAAAGTGAAAGCAGGTCAGGCATTGGCCGATGGCTGCTCTACAGATAAAGGCGAATTAGCCCTGGGTCGTAACTTGCTTGTGGCATTTATGCCATGGAGAGGATATAACTTTGAGGATGCTATTGTAGTGAGTGAGCGCATCGTTCAAGAAGATATTTACACTTCTATTCACGTGACGGAGTTCGAACAACAAGTTCGTGACACCAAACGAGGTGAAGAAGAATTGACTCGTGAAATTCCAAACGTAAGCGAAGAAGCTACCTCTGATCTTGATGAGCGTGGTATTATTCGTATTGGTGCTAAAATTCAGCACGGTGATATTCTGGTAGGTAAAATTACTCCGAAAGGAGAAACAGATCCTACACCGGAAGAAAAATTACTGCGTGCTATCTTTGGAGATAAAGCAGGCGATGTAAAAGATGCATCTCTGAAAGTACCTCCAAGTGTTGAGGGTACGGTAATTGATACCAAGCTCTTTAGCCGAAAACGTGATGAATTAATTTCTCGAAAAGAAGAGAAAAAACGCGTTGAGCAAGAAGAAGAACGTCATGCACAAAAACTGGCTGAATTGAACCAGCTTTGGGCAGATAAGATGTATTCCTTGCTGCGTGATAAAACTTCCCCGGGTGTATTAGACTACAGCAATGTAGAGCTGATTCCGAAAGGCGAGAAATACAAGAAATCCGTATTTGAAGAAATTGATCCGGTAAACATTAACGAAAACATCGACTGGGCCACTGATGGTGAGCTGGTTAAGATGGTTAAGAAATTGTTTGCCAACTATCGCGAGCTTCGTCGTGAAATTGACACCGAAGCCAAGCGTCGTAAATTTGCCATCCAGGTAGGAGATGAACTCCCGCCGGGAATCATCCAGAAAGCAAAAGTTTATGTGGCTAAAAAGCGTAAGCTGAAAGTGGGTGATAAGATGGCCGGTCGTCACGGTAACAAAGGTGTGGTTGCTAAAATCGTACCTGCCGAAGACATGCCATTCATGGAAGACGGTACCCCGGTAGACATTTGTCTAAACCCATTGGGCGTACCTTCTCGTATGAACCTTGGCCAGATTTATGAAACCATTCTTGGATGGGCAGCTAAGAAAATGGGCGTGACATTTGCATCTCCTATTTTTGACGGTGCTTCCATGGATGAAGTAAAAGAGCAATTAAGAGAAGCCGGGTTACCTGAAGACGGCCGCGTAAATCTTTATGACGGACGAACAGGCGAACCTTTTGCACAGAAAACAACAGTAGGTTATATCTATATGTTGAAATTGAATCACCTGATTCAGGACAAGATGCACTCTCGTTCTATCGGGCCATACTCACTTATTACGCAGCAACCATTGGGCGGTAAAGCTCAGTTTGGTGGCCAGCGACTTGGAGAGATGGAGGTTTGGGCACTATATGCTTATGGTGCATCCAGTATCCTCAAAGAAATGCTCACTGTAAAAAGTGATGACGTAAAAGGGCGCTCTAAAGTGTATGAAGCTATCGTGAAAGGTGAGAACCTGCCCGATGGTGACGTGCCCGAATCATTCAAGGTACTATTACGAGAGCTTATGGGTCTCGGCCTTGAAATGCACATTGAATAA